From one Orcinus orca chromosome 10, mOrcOrc1.1, whole genome shotgun sequence genomic stretch:
- the TNNC1 gene encoding troponin C, slow skeletal and cardiac muscles yields MDDIYKAAVEQLTEEQKNEFKAAFDIFVLGAEDGCISTKELGKVMRMLGQNPTPEELQEMIDEVDEDGSGTVDFDEFLVMMVRCMKDDSKGKSEEELSDLFRMFDKNTDGYIDLEELKIMLQATGETITEDDIEELMKDGDKNNDGRIDYDEFLEFMKGVE; encoded by the exons ATGGATGACATCTACAAGGCTGCG GTAGAGCAGCTGAcagaagagcagaaaaatg AGTTCAAGGCAGCCTTTGACATCTTCGTGCTGGGCGCTGAGGATGGCTGCATCAGCACCAAGGAGCTGGGCAAAGTGATGAGGATGCTGGGGCAGAACCCCACACCTGAGGAGTTACAGGAGATGATTGACGAGGTGGATGAGGATG GCAGCGGCACAGTGGACTTTGATGAGTTCTTGGTCATGATGGTTCGGTGCATGAAGGATGACAGCAAAGGAAAGTCTGAGGAGGAGCTTTCTGACCTCTTCCGCATGTTTGACAA AAACACTGACGGCTACATCGACCTGGAGGAGCTGAAGATCATGCTTCAGGCTACGGGTGAGACCATCACAGAGGACGACATTGAGGAGCTCATGAAGGATGGTGACAAGAACAACGATGGCCGCATTGACTATGACG AGTTCCTGGAATTCATGAAGGGGGTGGAGTAG